From Phaeodactylum tricornutum CCAP 1055/1 chromosome 23, whole genome shotgun sequence, one genomic window encodes:
- a CDS encoding predicted protein: protein MRSTYIVSVILWTASVTAVVCTVGICAAEVTFWIGHGLGIPWDRVPLAWYRWEEFQSLISSKAEEGALKVWMVIMGQMSWTILLSLFPFPCHKGSSRRQQKDRITATTSRHLPGTTSAPSPARGFTHLLTAKKSVAALLTIYGILVLLLRPSIPYTRLSTTPLLMVSLEVTKGFQQYQELLHVANSKDDSGDQNKWWRAEVNAMKQLVQRAPFERDYTDEPINVVLVFLESVRADMMPFDGSTPWARRFVPNITIHDKITPFYDQWVRDSNSTLYVPHMKSASGLTHKSLASTLCSLHALPFHGTVEHAQNLYHPCLPQILDRLGYESQFFKSLTETFDHQNHLMRNIGYPRMYGRESYDRANHPTAAFQQNHTANYFGYEDIVLLDPVTEWVDSQTKPFFLSYLSGITHDPYAIPPSGGGWKPQSFSLDEKVNGFLNEVSYLDTWLDLLVKSFEDRHLMNSTLFVFLGDHGGHFKDRDSQFTTFEQNYEEAFDVGVTFHSRNPRIQKLLQKSQAFVSGNWTSLDIAPTLLELLFGRAINPMRPGSEKGSINSPYSKYFDSRASASWVDGRSMLRESGSRLRLSIGNPGESLMLRDQCFVLVFPLKEDGRAHPEVFNICADPGQNQPLQLLPVSSFSIPKSELERWGRKAMSFCLQVKSDLVHAHKTGMRCQKCALEELVTLETLESWSPTVGGDKRIRR from the coding sequence ATGAGGTCCACGTACATTGTCTCCGTAATTCTTTGGACCGCAAGCGTAACAGCTGTTGTGTGTACGGTTGGTATTTGCGCCGCGGAGGTAACCTTCTGGATTGGTCATGGTCTCGGAATTCCCTGGGATCGGGTCCCACTCGCTTGGTATCGTTGGGAAGAATTCCAAAGCTTGATTTCCTCCAAGGCCGAAGAGGGGGCGCTCAAGGTGTGGATGGTTATTATGGGACAAATGTCCTGGACGATCTTGTTGAGCTTGTTTCCATTTCCTTGTCATAAAGGATCATCCCGTCGCCAACAAAAAGACCGAATTACTGCCACAACAAGCAGACACCTGCCCGGTACCACAAGTGCGCCAAGTCCTGCTAGAGGATTTACTCATTTACTCACCGCAAAGAAGAGCGTGGCCGCACTTTTGACTATTTACGGCATATTAGTTCTCCTGCTACGACCGTCTATTCCATACACAAGGCTTTCGACAACACCCTTGCTTATGGTGTCACTGGAAGTCACAAAGGGCTTTCAACAGTATCAAGAGTTGCTCCACGTAGCAAATAGCAAAGACGACTCAGGAGATCAAAACAAGTGGTGGCGAGCTGAAGTTAACGCAATGAAACAGCTTGTTCAAAGAGCCCCGTTCGAGCGTGACTATACGGATGAGCCGATCAACGTTGTTCTGGTATTTTTGGAATCTGTTCGAGCAGATATGATGCCGTTTGATGGCTCTACACCATGGGCGAGGCGATTTGTGCCCAATATCACCATCCATGACAAGATAACACCATTTTACGATCAATGGGTCAGAGACTCCAATTCAACACTTTACGTTCCTCATATGAAATCGGCTTCTGGTTTGACACACAAAAGCCTTGCAAGTACGCTTTGCTCATTGCATGCCTTGCCTTTCCACGGCACCGTTGAGCATGCACAAAATCTTTATCATCCCTGTCTTCCGCAGATACTTGACCGATTAGGGTATGAGAGTCAgtttttcaaatccttgacCGAAACCTTTGACCACCAAAACCACCTTATGCGAAACATTGGATACCCCAGAATGTATGGGCGAGAGAGCTATGATCGTGCGAACCATCCAACCGCAGcattccaacaaaaccacaCGGCCAATTATTTTGGTTATGAAGACATTGTGTTGCTGGATCCTGTCACAGAATGGGTGGATAGCCAGACCAAACCCTTTTTCCTTTCGTATCTGAGCGGTATCACACATGATCCGTATGCCATTCCACCTTCTGGAGGGGGTTGGAAACCACAATCGTTCAGTTTGGATGAGAAAGTCAACGGCTTTCTGAACGAAGTGTCCTACCTTGACACGTGGCTAGATCTGTTGGTCAAGTCGTTTGAAGATCGCCATTTGATGAACTCAACTCTGTTTGTCTTTTTGGGAGACCACGGCGGTCACTTTAAGGACCGAGATTCCCAGTTTACCACATTCGAGCAAAATTACGAAGAGGCTTTTGACGTCGGCGTTACGTTTCACAGTCGCAATCCGCGTATCCAGAAGCTACTTCAAAAATCACAGGCATTTGTGAGCGGCAACTGGACTTCGCTCGACATTGCTCCGACTTTGCTAGAACTGCTCTTTGGAAGAGCAATAAACCCAATGCGACCAGGATCAGAGAAAGGATCGATAAACAGTCCATATTCGAAGTACTTTGATAGCCGCGCGAGCGCAAGCTGGGTCGACGGTCGGTCCATGCTACGCGAATCAGGCTCCCGACTACGCTTGAGTATAGGTAACCCTGGAGAGAGCTTGATGCTCCGAGATCAATGTTTTGTGCTGGTCTTTCCTCTAAAAGAAGATGGCCGTGCTCACCCCGAAGTGTTCAATATTTGTGCGGACCCGGGTCAGAATCAACCGTTGCAGCTTCTGCCAGTATCGTCGTTCTCGATCCCAAAGTCGGAACTCGAAAGATGGGGCCGAAAAGCCATGTCATTCTGTCTACAAGTCAAATCAGATTTAGTACATGCTCACAAAACGGGTATGCGTTGCCAAAAGTGCGCACTCGAGGAGTTGGTGACATTGGAGACTTTGGAGAGTTGGTCTCCCACTGTTGGGGGGGACAAACGTATCCGACGATAA
- a CDS encoding predicted protein, with protein MTSTYSVSVFLWTASVTAVVCTIGICTAEVTFWIGHGFGVPWDRVPLAWYRWEEFQSLISSKAEEGTLKKLCHYECRSRLHIAKSISLTGTTALEVTEGFQEYHKLLRAANSKDSSGDHNKWWRTEVDTMKQLVQRAPFERDYMDEPINVVLVFLESVRADMMPFDGSTPWARRFVPNVTIHDKITPFYNQWVRDSNSTLYIPHMKSASGFTHKSLASTLCSLHALPLPGTVEHAQNLYHPCLPQILDRLGYESQFFKSLTETFDHQNDLMRNIGYPRMYGRESYDLAHNVSAIFQRDHKANYFGYEDIVLLETLTEWVENQTRPFFLSYLSGITHDPYEIPPRGGGWKAQSFSPDYKANGYLNEVSYLDTWLELLVKSFEDRHLMDSTLFVFLGDHGGHFKDRDSKFTTFGQKYEEAFDVGVTFHSRNPRIQGLLQKAQVFVSGNWSSLDIAPTLLEILFGRAVDPMRVVSEKGLKNSPYSKYFDSRASASWVDGRSMLRESGSRLRLSVGNPGESLILRDMCFLLVFPLKKDDQSHPEAFNICADPGQHQPLQLLPVSSLSKPKSKLEKWGQKAMMFCLQVKLDLVRAHETGMRCQDCALEKLVTLETLESWSTTVERANLSDASAV; from the exons ATGACGTCTACGTACAGTGTATCCGTATTTCTTTGGACCGCAAGCGTAACAGCTGTTGTGTGTACGATTGGCATTTGCACCGCGGAAGTAACCTTCTGGATCGGTCATGGTTTCGGTGTTCCCTGGGATCGGGTCCCACTCGCGTGGTATCGTTGGGAAGAATTCCAAAGCTTGATTTCCTCCAAGGCCGAAGAAGGTACGCTCAAG AAATTGTGCCACTATGAATGCAGAAGTCGACTTCACATTGCAAAAAGCATAAGCCTGACCGGTACCACAG CACTGGAAGTCACAGAGGGCTTTCAAGAGTATCACAAGTTGCTTCGCGCAGCAAATAGCAAAGACTCCTCGGGAGATCACAACAAGTGGTGGCGAACAGAAGTTGACACAATGAAACAGCTTGTTCAAAGAGCCCCGTTCGAGCGTGATTATATGGATGAGCCAATCAACGTTGTTCTGGTATTTTTGGAATCTGTTCGGGCAGATATGATGCCGTTTGATGGCTCTACACCATGGGCGAGGCGATTTGTGCCAAATGTCACCATCCATGACAAGATAACACCATTTTACAATCAATGGGTCAGAGACTCCAATTCAACTCTATACATTCCTCATATGAAATCGGCTTCTGGTTTTACTCATAAAAGCCTCGCAAGTACGCTTTGCTCTTTGCACGCCTTGCCCCTCCCCGGCACCGTTGAGCATGCACAAAATCTTTATCATCCCTGTCTTCCGCAGATACTTGACCGACTAGGGTATGAGAGTCAgtttttcaaatccttgacCGAAACCTTTGACCACCAAAACGACCTTATGCGAAACATTGGATACCCCAGAATGTATGGGCGAGAGAGCTATGATCTTGCCCACAATGTATCTGCAATTTTCCAACGGGACCACAAAGCCAACTACTTTGGATACGAAGACATCGTGTTGCTGGAAACTCTCACAGAATGGGTTGAAAACCAGACTAGGCCCTTTTTCCTTTCGTACCTGAGTGGTATCACCCATGATCCATACGAAATTCCACCTCGTGGAGGGGGTTGGAAAGCTCAATCATTCAGTCCGGATTATAAGGCAAACGGCTATCTGAACGAAGTGTCCTATCTTGACACGTGGCTAGAACTCTTGGTCAAATCATTTGAGGATCGCCACTTGATGGACTCGACTCTGTTTGTCTTTTTGGGAGATCATGGTGGGCATTTTAAGGATCGAGATTCCAAATTTACCACATTCGGTCAGAAATACGAAGAAGCTTTTGACGTTGGCGTTACGTTTCACAGTCGCAATCCGCGGATCCAGGGGCTGTTGCAAAAAGCACAGGTATTTGTGAGCGGCAATTGGTCTTCGCTCGACATTGCCCCAACTCTGCTTGAAATACTATTTGGAAGAGCGGTAGACCCAATGCGGGTAGTATCAGAGAAAGGATTAAAAAACAGTCCATATTCCAAGTACTTTGACAGTCGCGCGAGCGCAAGCTGGGTCGACGGTCGGTCCATGCTACGAGAATCAGGATCCCGACTACGATTGAGTGTAGGCAACCCTGGAGAAAGCTTGATACTCCGAGACATGTGTTTTTTGCTGGTGTTTCCTCTAAAGAAAGACGACCAATCTCATCCTGAAGCGTTCAACATTTGTGCGGACCCGGGTCAGCATCAACCGTTGCAGCTTCTGCCGGTATCGTCGCTTTCGAAACCAAAGTCAAAACTCGAAAAATGGGGCCAAAAAGCCATGATGTTCTGCCTACAAGTCAAATTAGATTTAGTGCGTGCTCATGAAACGGGTATGCGTTGCCAAGATTGTGCACTCGAAAAGTTGGTGACTTTGGAGACTTTGGAGAGTTGGTCTACCACTGTTGAGAGGGCAAACCTCTCTGATGCTAGTGCTGTGTGA
- a CDS encoding predicted protein, with amino-acid sequence MDSSVSSQRKRQRAHRNDNAVDWESLQASAGKESLSVLNEVPHVTDRPPTDSATFWNSFAAESRKRRHRPLPSSQALIATIDARGLSRSPCPLIRDFLASLGRVPSTPTSTSADTQGSVGDKPEDETANQPLLHAIDDATKSTMTPGQHQRLRQLQAKGTSLSRQQLGELQKLRKLLIGEQRVYEKAVLEFWKSAADRVFLGLTDDRSKAHAFVQRFWSGGLLASTVVAGKCRQIISVQPEHSFSPERCEHELVGGPASQGAVCKLPDDGQEIALPSRPPRSHLPLHSDKQALQLAKTHNATLITSIETLEVLLQEPANSDWTLPYFCDGETYEIPILDAPLVHSVKTPRLCLEKAFRLGMTEWLESTSIQQAQQPTSGCPQSFIYILLVVPVLKQRSQRILVRRPRGLTDHSGQSLLLHSRIEYFPERGREQPSPSEKALWILDHVLQPTSHVVVGSIDPLRCTILRWDHVSLAHGLVHIPGPFGRSETSALKHWSRLMHILLAMQTIGRGQYVLSYPGQGISVPESGISVHLATPSIESMHREGQPSISPLAMNEKAVERAIRPWEWKADRMEYSFPIDNGQA; translated from the coding sequence ATGGACTCTTCCGTTTCCAGCCAACGCAAGCGCCAGCGTGCCCACCGCAACGACAACGCTGTCGATTGGGAAAGTCTCCAGGCCAGCGCAGGCAAggaatcactgtcagtactGAACGAAGTCCCCCATGTGACGGACCGTCCACCGACGGACTCGGCGACCTTTTGGAACTCGTTTGCAGCCGAATCGAGGAAGCGGCGACACCGGCCTTTGCCTTCATCACAGGCTCTCATTGCCACTATCGACGCCAGAGGATTAAGTCGCTCCCCTTGTCCATTAATTCGCGATTTTCTCGCGTCACTGGGTAGGGTTCCTTCTACTCCGACGAGCACGTCTGCCGATACGCAAGGTTCCGTCGGTGACAAACCGGAAGACGAAACGGCAAATCAGCCCCTCCTACACGCCATTGACGATGCCACCAAATCAACCATGACTCCCGGACAACATCAACGATTGCGACAGCTACAAGCCAAGGGAACATCCCTTTCTCGCCAACAGCTTGGTGAATTGCAGAAACTACGTAAGTTGCTCATCGGCGAGCAACGCGTCTACGAAAAAGCTGTGCTGGAATTTTGGAAATCAGCCGCAGATCGAGTGTTCCTAGGGTTAACCGATGACCGCTCGAAAGCACACGCGTTCGTTCAGCGCTTTTGGAGTGGAGGACTACTGGCGTCTACAGTTGTGGCGGGGAAGTGCCGTCAAATTATTTCGGTCCAGCCAGAGCACTCGTTTTCGCCAGAGCGATGCGAACACGAGCTTGTTGGCGGACCTGCATCGCAAGGGGCTGTTTGCAAACTTCCAGATGATGGGCAGGAAATCGCGTTACCATCAAGGCCACCGAGATCGCATTTGCCGTTGCACAGTGACAAACAAGCTCTCCAGCTGGCCAAGACGCACAACGCAACTCTCATTACCAGCATTGAAACTCTGGAAGTACTACTCCAGGAACCAGCAAACAGCGACTGGACCTTGCCATATTTCTGCGATGGCGAAACGTACGAAATACCAATACTGGACGCTCCGCTCGTACACTCGGTCAAGACACCAAGACTGTGTTTGGAGAAAGCCTTTCGATTGGGAATGACGGAGTGGCTGGAGTCCACAAGTATACAACAAGCACAACAACCAACAAGCGGTTGCCCGCAATCGTTTATTTATATTCTATTGGTGGTCCCTGTATTGAAGCAACGATCGCAAAGGATTCTAGTGCGGCGTCCCAGAGGATTAACCGACCACAGTGGCCAGTCACTTCTACTCCATAGTAGGATCGAATACTTCCCCGAACGAGGCCGCGAACAACCAAGTCCTAGTGAGAAAGCGCTCTGGATTCTGGACCATGTACTACAGCCAACTTCTCACGTTGTTGTGGGCAGCATAGATCCGCTTCGTTGTACAATTTTGCGTTGGGATCATGTCAGTTTGGCGCATGGTTTGGTACACATTCCGGGTCCATTTGGTCGAAGCGAGACCAGTGCTTTGAAACACTGGAGTCGACTCATGCACATCCTACTTGCCATGCAAACAATTGGACGTGGACAATACGTGTTGTCTTATCCCGGTCAGGGAATAAGTGTTCCGGAGAGTGGTATATCCGTTCACCTTGCTACGCCGTCAATAGAATCAATGCATAGAGAAGGACAGCCTTCAATAAGTCCTCTTGCAATGAACGAAAAAGCTGTCGAAAGGGCCATTCGTCCTTGGGAATGGAAAGCGGACCGCATGGAATATTCCTTCCCGATAGACAATGGACAAGCGTAG
- a CDS encoding macrophage migration inhibitory factor (Macrophage migration inhibitory factor (MIF) seems to play an important role in host inflammatory responses where it is involved in the host response to endotoxic shock probably serving as a 'stress' hormone that regulates systemic inflammatory responses. MIF is a secreted protein.): protein MSVETRHPFCDLPGDPSLILTTNVDLGSKKLDILKAISKAMAEHTGKPEEYIAVSINDNADVIFAGSDAPTALGCMYSIGAIAMESNGKITASVSDLLEEYGVDAARIYINFFDMPRANVGWSKRTFAG from the exons ATGAGCGTAGAGACCCGTCATCCGTTCTGCGATCTTCCTGGAGATCCATCGTTGATACTTACTACCAACGTAGACCTTGGTTCCAAAAAGCTGGACATTTTGAAAG CTATTTCCAAAGCCATGGCGGAACATACCGGGAAACCAGAAGAATACATCG CCGTTTCCATTAACGACAATGCAGACGTTATCTTTGCCGGTTCAGACGCGCCCACGGCATTGGGTTGCATGTACTCTATTGGTGCGATTGCGATGGAGAGTAACGGCAAGATTACGGCATCTGTATCGGATCTTCTGGAAGAATATGGCGTCGACGCGGCTCGAATCTATATCAACTTTTTTGACATGCCCCGGGCCAATGTCGGTTGGAGCAAGCGAACGTTTGCTGGATAA
- a CDS encoding predicted protein, whose amino-acid sequence MSFHTSTNSPNSLLAPSRRSVASLPLPSPTSPTKICQCEQPVRGPHQSVSGAESRGGREGCQKCWGRVASRKHAPLSPVAQRTLRDSSEDEDNDDETTVGSSLEEECSERSLPLKKRARTETVAPVAVATTDTSSPSSPRSQRELLSESLLLTTTTTTSETVPIYNPTATDQTAALISKAIKSINSTEKPVSVQHGMTVLEALEHSLRGLSKEDAAEARWQFHYMELTEYRKKNGHCLVPRPHSTLGAWVNTQRVLYAKRQRGEPSSLTPLRIRQLEALDFVWDDYGKRWNDLYQELVAYKKKTGSCMVPRSFPENPKLGRWVYTQRTRYTQYALSPDRVAKLDDLGFVWKIFARSNWHDCYQQLVDFKQAYGHCRVPRQYDENRKLGSWVQTQRTEMKYRKMGRPSRMTEDRIELLNDLRQRLVQSLRNSAPVPRLDESIRVVLFDDTQHFGIVLVMPFTQTPGRRQGLYYPHIGGVCVGAHSEQTHVRVDGVRRRGFQLWWRRARQQPSASKTRCIGCIVQPSRLKVHRDGGFAGKRHVARQDVKFRPSIACSSIFAWRDAHSTE is encoded by the exons ATGTCGTTCCATACCAGCACCAACTCTCCCAACAGTCTCTTAGCGCCTTCGAGAAGAAGCGTTGCCTCGTTGCCTTTGCCCTCCCCAACGAGCCCCACCAAAATATGTCAATGCGAACAACCCGTGCGAGGTCCCCACCAGTCCGTTTCGGGCGCGGAATCTCGGGGGGGACGCGAGGGGTGCCAAAAATGTTGGGGTCGCGTGGCCTCGCGCAAACATGCCCCACTCTCTCCCGTTGCCCAACGTACACTCCGAGATTCTTCCGAAGatgaagacaacgacgatgagACCACGGTAGGTTCGTCCCTAGAGGAAGAATGCAGTGAACGGTCTCTTCCGCTCAAGAAGCGCGCTCGTACGGAAACGGTGGCGCCCGTAGCCGTTGCTACTACGGATACTTCTTCCCCGAGCTCTCCCCGCTCCCAACGCGAGCTTTTGTCGGAGTCGCTCttgctgacgacgacgacgacaactaGTGAAACGGTCCCGATTTATAACCCTACGGCAACGGATCAAACGGCTGCGCTCATTTCCAAAGCAATCAAAAGCATCAATTCCACCGAGAAGCCAGTCTCCGTTCAGCACGGAATGACCGTCTTGGAGGCTTTGGAACACAGTTTACGGGGTCTTTCCAAGGAAGATGCAGCCGAAGCGCGCTGGCAATTTCACTACATGGAACTGACGGAATATCGCAAGAAGAACGGGCATTG TCTGGTGCCGCGACCGCATTCCACTCTAGGAGCCTGGGTAAACACACAGCGAGTCTTGTACGCCAAGCGTCAGCGGGGTGAGCCTTCGTCCTTGACACCCTTGCGTATTCGCCAGCTAGAAGCCTTGGATTTTGTTTGGGACGATTATGGCAAGCGTTGGAACGACCTCTACCAGGAGCTGGTGGCgtacaaaaagaaaaccgGTAGTTG TATGGTACCCCGTTCCTTCCCGGAAAATCCCAAGCTTGGCCGTTGGGTCTACACACAACGTACCCGATATACGCAGTACGCCCTGAGTCCGGATCGCGTGGCAAAGCTGGACGACCTTGGCTTTGTCTGGAAGATCTTTGCCCGGTCCAACTGGCACGATTGCTACCAGCAGCTCGTGGACTTCAAACAGGCGTACGGACACTGTCGAGTGCCGCGGCAGTACGATGAAAATCGCAAGCTAGGTAGTTGGGTACAAACACAGCGGACGGAAATGAAGTACCGCAAAATGGGACGGCCGTCTCGTATGACGGAAGACCGAATCGAGCTATTAAACGATCTCAG GCAGCGGTTGGTGCAAAGCCTCCGCAACTCGGCACCAGTTCCGCGCTTGGACGAGTCTATTCgcgttgttttgtttgacGATACTCAGCATTTTGGGATCGTGCTCGTGATGCCATTCACGCAGACTCCTGGAAGACGCCAAGGACTGTACTACCCCCACATCGGTGGCGTGTGCGTTGGGGCGCACTCGGAGCAAACGCACGTCCGCGTCGATGGCGTGCGGCGACGAGGATTCCAGCTCTGGTGGCGACGTGCGCGCCAACAACCCTCTGCCTCGAAAACACGCTGCATCGGTTGTATCGTTCAACCGAGCCGGCTGAAAGTACACCGAGACGGGGGCTTTGCCGGAAAACGACACGTTGCAAGGCAGGACGTGAAATTCCGTCCGAGCATTGCGTGCAGTAGTATCTTCGCTTGGCGCGACGCTCATTCTACAGAGTAA
- the Tpt6 gene encoding predicted protein encodes MAQTKASQSSTLWLLVWMVNNIGVTLLNKAAFAKVDFRYPYFLSAIHMACNAAGSQLVFWSLDRDARQARKTMEEPSVSIFSRLLGNVTRQALDAQGQKLILAFSVIFSLNISIGNVSLQYVSVNFNQVMRSLVPALTIAMGLCMGKVISQRRQLAVVPVIVGVAMACFGDMSYTALGFFYTVCCILLAALKVVVSGEMLTGSLKLHPVDLLSHMAPLALIQCVIIAFFTGEIQSIASRWDTELSPSVNVRPMFVVWLSGIFSFSLNICSLQANKLTSPLTLCIAANVKQVLMIVISTILFNTNIAPLNGAGIVVVLAGSALYSYVSVQEKLVATKSQMEVRESAAVGLEYDDDNGSGDGSETIQLLESGSNKSTGRKVVA; translated from the exons ATGGCGCAGACCAAAGCCAGTCAGAGCTCGACCTTGTGGTTGCTGGTGTGGATG GTCAACAACATTGGCGTTACTCTACTGAACAAGGCAGCCTTTGCTAAAGTCGACTTTCGCTATCCCTACTTCTTGTCCGCCATTCATATGGCCTGCAACGCCGCCGGATCCCAGTTGGTCTTTTGGAGTCTGGATCGGGATGCCCGTCAAGCCCGCAAAACCATGGAAGAGCCGTCGGTGTCCATCTTTTCCCGCTTACTGGGCAACGTCACGCGTCAAGCGCTCGACGCACAGGGACAAAAACTCATCCTCGCATTTTCCGTCATTTTCTCCCTCAACATATCCATCGGAAACGTCTCGCTCCAGTACGTGTCCGTCAATTTCAATCAAGTCATGCGATCCTTGGTACCAGCCCTCACCATTGCCATGGGATTGTGCATGGGCAAAGTCATTTCGCAGCGTCGACAGTTGGCCGTAGTCCCGGTCATTGTCGGGGTCGCCATGGCATGTTTCGGGGATATGAGTTACACCGCCCTCGGATTCTTTTACACCGTATGCTGTATTCTCCTAGCCGCACTGAAGGTCGTCGTCAGTGGTGAAATGCTGACGGGATCGCTCAAACTCCATCCCGTGGATTTGCTTTCCCATATGGCACCTTTGGCGCTCATCCAATGCGTTATCATTGCATTTTTTACCGGAGAGATACAATCCATTGCCTCGCGTTGGGACACGGAATTGAGTCCCTCGGTCAACGTCCGTCCCATGTTTGTCGTATGGTTGAGCGGAATATTCTCCTTTTCGCTCAATATTTGTTCCCTCCAAGCCAACAAGCTCACGTCGCCGCTGACTCTCTGCATTGCCGCCAACGTCAAACAAGTATTGATGATTGTCATTAGTACGATTTTGTTCAACACCAATATTGCTCCGCTCAATGGAGCAGGTATCGTTGTGGTACTCGCGGGATCGGCCCTTTATTCCTACGTTTCGGTCCAAGAAAAACTGGTTGCCACCAAGTCGCAAATGGAGGTACGGGAAAGTGCCGCCGTCGGCCtcgaatacgacgacgacaatggcaGTGGTGACGGCAGCGAAACGATTCAATTACTGGAAAGCGGTAGCAATAAGTCAACTGGACGCAAGGTGGTGGCCTAG